The Pseudomonas sp. MH9.2 genomic interval CAGTGAGCTGGGGCGCAACTGGATGGCGGTGCGGGACATGGACACTGCCGCAGCAGTGATCGGTATTCCCATCCTCAAGAGCAAATTGCTGGCCTTTGCCATCAGCGGGTTTTTCCTCGGCATCGCCGGTTCGCTGTGGGCGTTTACGTACCTGGGAACGGTCGAGCCCCACGGCTTTGATCTGAACCGGTCGTTCCAGATTTTGTTCATCATCATTATCGGCGGACTGGGCAGCATTCTCGGAAACCTGCTGGGTGCTGCTTTTATCGTCTTGTTCCCGGTGCTGCTCTCCAACCTTGTCAGCTTGCTCCCGGTAGGCCTGATCGATTCCGGGCAGCTGGAAAATGCTCAGAAAATGATTTTTGGCGCATTGATTATCGTCTTTCTGATCAAAGAACCCGAGGGCCTGGCGCGCCTCTGGCAACGATTTCGCGAGCGCGCACGGCTCTGGCCGCTGCGCTACTGAGTGAACCCCCGCGTGACCGGACGCTCGTCCATTCCAACCCTTTAAACACTGATCGCCCTGATTCGATAAGGATAATTCCGATGCTAAAACGCACCTTTGTCAGAAGCCTCGCTTTGGCGCTGAGCCTGACCGCTACAGCCTTGACTGCGCATGCCGACAACGAGCAGTACTTCCCCCTGCAGAGCTATCGGGTTGGTCCCTACGCAGCCGGCGGTACCGGCTTTTTTGGTGGGTTTATCGACTACATGCAGTACGTCAATGCCAACGGTGGCGTGAACGGGGTCAAGCTGACCTGGAGCGAGTGCGAGACCGAGTACGTGGTAGAGAAGGGCGTTGAGTGCTACGAGCGTCTGAAAAAAGGACTTAACGGCGCGCCTGCTGCTGCCACCAACCCACTGTCGGTGGGGATCGCCTATGCGACGCTGGAGCGCTCGACCGCAGACAAGTTGCCGTTGATTACCATCAACCACGGCCGGACCGACTCCACTGACGGCAGTGTCTTCCCCTACGTATTTCCGCTGCAACTGAACCCCTATTCAGAAGTGTCAGCCATCATCAACTACATCGGCCAGCAAGCCGGCGGGCTGGACAAACTCAAGGGCAAGAAGATTGTCACCCTCTACCATGGCTCGCCGTACGGTAAGGAAACCAATGAGGTGTTGCAGACCCTGGCCGATAAATATGGCTTCGAGCTGACCCTGGCTGAAGTCCCGCACCCAGGCAACGAGCAGCAGTCACAGTGGCTGAACATTCGTCGGGCCAAGCCTGACTGGGTGATCCTGCGTGGCTGGGGGGTGATGAACCCGGTCGCATTGAAAACCGCACAGAAGGTCGGTTACCCGGCAGACCACATCATCGGCAACATCTGGAGTAACTCTGAAGAGGATGCCGCCCCGGCAGGCGCTGCAGCCAAAGGCTTTATTTCCATCACCACTCACCCTTCAGGCACCGACTTTCCTGTGCTGCAAGGCATCAAGAAGTCAGTACTGGATGCGGGTAAGGGCAACCTGGAAGATCCAAAACGGTTTGGCACGGTGTACTACAACCTCGGTGTGGTAAACGGCATTCTCAACGTTGAAGCGGTGCGGATCGCTCAGGAGAAATTTGGCAAAAAACCACTGACGGGTGAACAGGTCCGCTGGGGTTTCGAGCACCTGAACATCGACGAAGCACGACTCAAGGCGCTGGGTGCCGAGGGCCTGGTACAGCCGTTGAAACTGTCCTGCTCGGATCATGAGGGCGGCGGTGCCGTGCGCTTTCAGCAATGGGACGGTCAGAAATGGAACCTGATCAGTGATTGGGTGCAGGCCGACCGTGCGTTGTTGCGGCCGATCATCGAAGCCTCTTCGCATAAGTACGCGCAAGAAAAAGGCATTGCGCCACGCGATTGCAGCAAGGAGTCTTAAGCCGTCTATGGCCGAAGAGGGCTGCATGCGCTTCGGCCTCGTCACCTCTGGAGAGCGTCATGGCTGATACACCTATCCTGCAAATCGACAACATTGAAGTCCTGTACGAAAAAGCGATTCTTGCCGTTCGGGGCGTATCGCTGAAGGTGCCCGAAGGTGCCGTCGTGGTCTTGCTCGGTGCCAATGGCGCGGGCAAGAGCACAACCCTCAAAGCTGCTTCCAACTTGATCAGTGCCGAGCGTGGGGAGGTGGTTAAAGGGCAGATTCTCTATCGCGGACAGAACATCACCCGCAGCTCGACCAGCCATTTGGTGGCCAATGGTCTGGCGCAAGTGCTTGAAGGCAGGCACTGCTTCGCGCACCTGACCGTGGAAGAGAATCTACTGATTGGGGCGTTTGTGCGCAAACCGTCGCGGCAGGCATTGAAGGCCAGTCTTGAGCGCATTTACGCCTACTTCCCACGGCTCAAGGAACGGCGCAAAAGTCTGACGGGCTACACCTCAGGTGGTGAGCAGCAAATGGTCGCCATCGGTCGTGCGCTGATGGCTGAGCCACGCCTAGTGTTACTGGATGAGCCTTCGATGGGGCTGGCGCCACAGATTGTCGAAGAGATTTTCGAGATCGTCGATCAGCTCAATCGTCACGACGGCGTGAGCTTTCTGATCGCCGAACAGAATATCAACGTCGCTTTACGTTATGCCCAATACGCCTACGTACTGGAAAGTGGCCACGTGGTGAGTGAGGGACCGGCGCACCTCCTGGCCCAGCGTGAAGATATTCATGATTTTTATCTGGGCGGAAGGGGCGCTGCCGTTAATGGCTAGAGATGCCTGACCGTGGGCGGCGAACACCTGAACGCCACGGCGCAAAGGATTGTGCGGGTACTCGATCACCCAACTGTACCTTTTGCACGGTTGGACGAAGGCGTAATGTGGCCAGCACTCAATAGTGCTCATTGCTCACATGCTCGATACGGAGGCCCCATGTACTGGACGGAATTTCTGACTGTTGCCCTGATACACCTGCTCGCTGTCGCCAGTCCCGGCCCGGACTTCGCCGTGGTCGTGCGCGAAAGCGTGACCCACGGCCGCAAGGCAGGCACCTGGACCGCCATGGGCGTCGGCACCGCGATCTTCGTGCATGTGGGTTATTCGTTACTGGGCATCGGTCTGATCGTGTCGCAGTCGATCGTATTGTTCAACGCCCTCAAATGGGCGGCGGCCGCGTATTTGCTGTACATCGGCATCAAGGCCCTGCGCGCCAAACCGGCCAGCGCCACCGATGCACCCGTCAATCTGCCCGTGGGCGAACGTACCGCACGCGGTGCCTTTACCAGCGGTTTCGTTACCAATGGACTCAACCCCAAGGCGACATTGTTTTTCCTGTCGTTGTTCACCGTGGTCATCAACCCGCACACCCCGATGATGGTCCAAGCCGGTTATGGCGTGTACCTGGCCGTCGCGACGGGCGTCTGGTTCTGTCTGGTGGCGCGGTTGTTCAGCCAGGAGCGCGTACGTGCAGGGTTTGCACGGATGGGGCACTGGTTCGATCGGGCAATGGGCGCGGTGTTGGTTGCGCTGGGTGTGAAACTGGCCTTTACCTCGATTAATTGAATTTAGCGTTGTTTGCGCCTGGGTACCCCCTGAAAATCCCTCGATACGGATCGCTGCTTGATGGCGCAACGCCTGCATTCCCGCCCGCCCGCAAATCATCCCTTTGGCTGATTTGGCTGGCTGGCAAGGTCTCTAAAGTGCATATTTTTAAGCCAAGAATGTGCATTCAGAAAAGGGACTCCTATGTTGCAGACTCGCATCATTCCGCCAGCTGATGGCGCCTACCAGTACCCTCTTTTGATCAAGCGGCTATTGATGTCGGGTAGCCGTTACGAAAAAACTCGCGAGATCGTCTACCGGGACAAACTGCGTTACAGCTATCCGACCCTCAATGAGCGCATTGCCCGTCTGGCTAACGTCTTGACCGCTGCGGGGGTCAAGGCCGGGGATACCGTGGCGGTGATGGACTGGGACAGCCATCGTTATCTGGAGTGCATGTTCGCGGTGCCGATGATTGGCGCAGTGATCCACACCATCAATGTGCGCCTGTCACCGGACCAGATTCTCTACACCATGAACCACGCCGAAGATAAGTTCGTGCTGGTCAACAGCGAGTTCGTGGGGCTCTATCAGGCCATTGCCGGGCAACTGACCACGGTCGAGAACACTATTCTGCTGACCGATGCCCCGGAAAAGACCGCCGATCTGCCCAATCTGATCGGCGAGTACGAGGACCTGCTGGCGGCTGCGAGTACTCAGTATGAGTTCGAGGACTTCGACGAAAACTCGGTCGCCACGACTTTCTACACCACCGGTACCACGGGTAACCCCAAGGGTGTGTATTTCACTCACCGGCAATTGGTGCTGCACACCATGGGGGTGGCGACGATCATGGGCTGTATCGACAGCGTGCGGCTGCTCGGCACCAATGACGTGTACATGCCGATCACCCCGATGTTCCATGTGCATGCCTGGGGCGTACCTTATGCCGCGACCATGCTCGGGCTCAAGCAGGTCTATCCCGGTCGTTACGACCCGGAATTGCTGGTTGAGCTATGGCGCAAGGAGAAGGTTACGTTCTCCCATTGTGTACCGACCATCCTGCAGATGGTGCTCAACGCCAAAGCAGCTCAGGGCACGGACTTCTCCGGTTGGAAGATCATCATCGGCGGCAGTTCACTCAACCGTACGACCTATGACGCGGCCAAGGCCAAGGGTATTCAGTTGACGGCTGCTTACGGTATGTCTGAAACCTGCCCGCTGATCTCCGTCGCACATTTGAATGACGAAATGCTGGCCGGCAGTGACGACGAACGCATCACCTATCGGATCAAAGCCGGCGTGCCCGGGGTGCTGGTGGATGCGGCGATCATCGACCTGGACGGAAACTTCCTGCCGGCGGATGGCGAGTCTCAGGGCGAACTGGTGCTGCGTGCGCCCTGGCTGACGGAGGGCTATTACCGCGAGCCGGAAAAAGGCGCCGAGCTGTGGGCGGGCGGCTGGCTGCACACTGGGGATGTCGCGACGCTGGACAGCATGGGCGTGATCGATATTCGGGACCGGATCAAGGACGTGATCAAGACGGGCGGCGAATGGGTGTCCTCGCTGGCACTCGAAGATTTGATCAGCCGTCATCCAGCGGTACGTGAAGTAGCAGTCGTCGGTATCGTAGATCCGCAATGGGGTGAACGGCCTTTCGCGTTATTGGTGATACGCGAAGAGCACAACATCGGCGCCAAAGAGCTGAAGGAACATTTGAAGCCGTTTGTCGAACTTGGGCACATTAATAAGTGGGCGATTCCAAGCCAGATTGCCCTTGTTACTGAAATTCCCAAGACCAGTGTCGGCAAGCTCGACAAGAAACGTATCCGCCTGGATATCATCGAGTGGCAGAAGACCAACAGCACCTTCCTCTCGACACTCTGAGTGCCTTTTGCCGTGCTCGCTGAGCGCGGCAAGCCCCCAAGCAAGCGCTTGTCTTGCCAAATCCTGAAATTACGCCATTCTCCCGGTGCCAGCTGTGACTGGTCGGTCGAAATAGCCGTGCCAGAGGGTTTGCCGCTGTAAATCACACTTTAGAGGGATCAAGTGCCCGTACCTGCTGGCTATAGTCGGTACAGGGTCTTAGTAAGAGCGGCTATAACGCCCCCTCGTATCGCAGCCTTCCAGGCTGCCCGATGGCGTTAACACTCAAGAGCACTTGAGCCGGTCCCGGAAAAGCCCACTGCCATAACAATAAAAGCACATGGAGTAGCGTCGATGACATCAGTTAACCAGTTCTGGCGCCGGGCGAAATTGCCTCTGGCCGTCAGCCTCGCCTCTACGCTCGCCGGTCCGGCATTTGGCGTAAGTTTCAACATCGGTGAAATCGAAGGTCAGTTCGACTCGTCGCTTTCGATAGGCGCCAGTTGGTCTACGCAGAATCCCAACAAGAATCTCATCGGTTCCAATAACGGCGGCCACGGCCTGTCGCAGACCTCCGATGATGGCCATTTGAATTTCAAGAGCGGGGAAACGTTCTCGAAGATCTTCAAGGGCATTCACGATCTTGAGTTGAAATACGGCGACACCGGTGTGTTTCTCCGGGGCAAGTACTGGTATGACTTTAAGCTTAAGGACGATGATCTCAATTTCAAGAACATCAGCGACAGCGGCCGCAAGGAAGCCGCGAAATCGTCGG includes:
- a CDS encoding fatty acid--CoA ligase, which codes for MLQTRIIPPADGAYQYPLLIKRLLMSGSRYEKTREIVYRDKLRYSYPTLNERIARLANVLTAAGVKAGDTVAVMDWDSHRYLECMFAVPMIGAVIHTINVRLSPDQILYTMNHAEDKFVLVNSEFVGLYQAIAGQLTTVENTILLTDAPEKTADLPNLIGEYEDLLAAASTQYEFEDFDENSVATTFYTTGTTGNPKGVYFTHRQLVLHTMGVATIMGCIDSVRLLGTNDVYMPITPMFHVHAWGVPYAATMLGLKQVYPGRYDPELLVELWRKEKVTFSHCVPTILQMVLNAKAAQGTDFSGWKIIIGGSSLNRTTYDAAKAKGIQLTAAYGMSETCPLISVAHLNDEMLAGSDDERITYRIKAGVPGVLVDAAIIDLDGNFLPADGESQGELVLRAPWLTEGYYREPEKGAELWAGGWLHTGDVATLDSMGVIDIRDRIKDVIKTGGEWVSSLALEDLISRHPAVREVAVVGIVDPQWGERPFALLVIREEHNIGAKELKEHLKPFVELGHINKWAIPSQIALVTEIPKTSVGKLDKKRIRLDIIEWQKTNSTFLSTL
- a CDS encoding ABC transporter substrate-binding protein — protein: MLKRTFVRSLALALSLTATALTAHADNEQYFPLQSYRVGPYAAGGTGFFGGFIDYMQYVNANGGVNGVKLTWSECETEYVVEKGVECYERLKKGLNGAPAAATNPLSVGIAYATLERSTADKLPLITINHGRTDSTDGSVFPYVFPLQLNPYSEVSAIINYIGQQAGGLDKLKGKKIVTLYHGSPYGKETNEVLQTLADKYGFELTLAEVPHPGNEQQSQWLNIRRAKPDWVILRGWGVMNPVALKTAQKVGYPADHIIGNIWSNSEEDAAPAGAAAKGFISITTHPSGTDFPVLQGIKKSVLDAGKGNLEDPKRFGTVYYNLGVVNGILNVEAVRIAQEKFGKKPLTGEQVRWGFEHLNIDEARLKALGAEGLVQPLKLSCSDHEGGGAVRFQQWDGQKWNLISDWVQADRALLRPIIEASSHKYAQEKGIAPRDCSKES
- a CDS encoding ABC transporter ATP-binding protein, with amino-acid sequence MADTPILQIDNIEVLYEKAILAVRGVSLKVPEGAVVVLLGANGAGKSTTLKAASNLISAERGEVVKGQILYRGQNITRSSTSHLVANGLAQVLEGRHCFAHLTVEENLLIGAFVRKPSRQALKASLERIYAYFPRLKERRKSLTGYTSGGEQQMVAIGRALMAEPRLVLLDEPSMGLAPQIVEEIFEIVDQLNRHDGVSFLIAEQNINVALRYAQYAYVLESGHVVSEGPAHLLAQREDIHDFYLGGRGAAVNG
- a CDS encoding LysE family translocator translates to MYWTEFLTVALIHLLAVASPGPDFAVVVRESVTHGRKAGTWTAMGVGTAIFVHVGYSLLGIGLIVSQSIVLFNALKWAAAAYLLYIGIKALRAKPASATDAPVNLPVGERTARGAFTSGFVTNGLNPKATLFFLSLFTVVINPHTPMMVQAGYGVYLAVATGVWFCLVARLFSQERVRAGFARMGHWFDRAMGAVLVALGVKLAFTSIN